One genomic window of Bacteroidota bacterium includes the following:
- a CDS encoding NAD-dependent deacylase — protein MKEKIKEAALLLKNSNYTIVFTGAGISVESGIPPFRGENGLWNTYDPSFLEISQFLNYPIESWKLVKEVFYDFFGQAKPNKAHIAIAEMEKQGIINRVITQNIDNLHTEAGSQAVLEFHGNSRELVCTNCPKRYKKDIVEQQEIPLCDDCHSLLKPDFVFYGEAIPEPTGSQSFSEGMKAEVMLIIGTTGEVMPACNIPYYAKRNKAKIIEINPIKSNYTDQITDIFLAGKATEIMISLQDEISLL, from the coding sequence ATGAAGGAAAAGATCAAAGAAGCAGCGCTGCTTCTCAAGAACTCAAACTATACAATTGTATTTACAGGAGCAGGCATTTCGGTCGAAAGTGGAATACCTCCTTTTAGAGGTGAAAATGGTTTATGGAATACGTATGATCCTTCGTTTTTAGAAATATCTCAGTTTTTAAATTACCCGATTGAGTCTTGGAAATTAGTCAAGGAAGTTTTCTACGACTTTTTTGGGCAAGCTAAGCCAAACAAAGCACATATTGCCATTGCAGAAATGGAAAAACAAGGAATTATCAATCGAGTTATTACTCAAAATATCGACAATTTGCATACTGAAGCAGGTAGCCAGGCTGTTTTGGAATTTCATGGCAACTCAAGAGAACTGGTTTGTACAAACTGCCCCAAGCGCTATAAGAAAGATATTGTAGAACAACAGGAAATTCCTTTGTGCGATGACTGCCATTCGTTATTAAAACCAGATTTTGTTTTTTATGGTGAAGCTATTCCAGAACCAACAGGTTCTCAATCATTTTCAGAAGGAATGAAGGCAGAAGTTATGCTTATTATTGGCACTACGGGTGAAGTAATGCCTGCATGCAATATCCCCTATTATGCGAAAAGAAACAAGGCAAAAATTATTGAAATTAATCCGATCAAATCAAATTATACCGATCAGATTACAGACATTTTTCTGGCAGGCAAAGCAACTGAAATCATGATAAGTCTACAAGATGAAATAAGCCTTTTATAA
- a CDS encoding PKD domain-containing protein — protein NNNIFCHPNTTVTLQNLTQYNCYSGTKFFYWNFGDGTNTGWSSIGIGQSHTYTTPGKYTITFTDSNLCGIDTATEEIIVYGPIQAGFMYSPSQLGCIDYMVTFTDTSVGDSLTYVWNFGDATTSTLQNPIHTYTDTGIYIVSLEVTGLCGSSTVYDTIYVYKKPVAEIATISNGCQPFTVSYVNNTSDYSPFVSYVWDLGNSSSSTNKNPNSQTFASAGTYTVVLIANDTCGSDTAQTTFTIYKNPIANFIADTVCNGNLSSFSNLSSLDTASGSIVSHNWNFGDNSSSTQENPQHTYATAGSYQVQLVVISSFGCSDTTIKTVVVKENPSITLSVNPNNYACNLASLNFSSTASNSSSSIDSFIWNFGDGNSSFSQNTSHVYNTYGSYSVTLTVVSGNTCNAILNQQVNIYLPPVANYSVDTVCEGNFTNFTNTSTTSNAGNISSYQWDFDSDGTFDNSLENPSFKYASSGSYTAKLHITSQYGCSDSISKTVYVYGPIQAAFSYSPSNLGCKSYQVSFTDASVGDSISYFWNFGDGTNSTSKSPSHTFADTGIFITSLTVTGVCGYSTVYETIYVYKAPVASFTQIQNGCNPYAVNYTNTSSELSPYASYYWNLGNGSSSSQLNPSAATFSTPGTYEVILVVSDTCGIDSFKQSFTVYKNPVAAFSFDSVCQGNQTTFQDLSSIDVGNGTISSYLWIFGDGDSSTAQNPAHTYASAGNYQVQLSILSSFGCSASITKTVLVQENPSVSFSMSPSSQLCNFTPIQFIGSAQNSTSLTDSFVWNYGDGANGTGSSSTHSYTNYGNYNVTLTAVSDNACSNSLSKQVEILVPPQASFSASPVCQGTETQFTDLSVTNNNEAISGCAWDFDLNGVADDTNRNSSYTFNTSGNFDVQLVITTEYGCKDTVINNVTVYANPTVAFTLSSQNNCENSTISLANNCSNADSFIWNYGDQSSLYLTKSSNAVTHAYSNDGTYSIKLTAYNNDGCYGSDSSTINIYPNPNADFSSPDYSSCVPFSISFTNNSQDADSFEWFVDGILKSTSSSLSNQIFSTPNDTIEVILIAKNQFGCTADTLKKTYFTLNNPVPSFSVNSNQGCGPLSVSFSNNSANSLNYFWEFGDGNSSSSTNPTHTFQASAYNDTLYLVKLFAYSSSNCIDSITDTIHVYASPIAGFTLDKENGCGPLNVSFTNPSVENQNTSVANSTLNYSWNFGNGLTSTTKDTSVQFVSSLTQDSIYTILLSATNAKGCNNQIAKNVRVYPKPDVKFYMTSNSGCAPLNISFVNNSTPNDTGTINDMSFSWDLGNGQNSTAVNVNTSYQASLTKDSFYTVSLSAMSEHACLDVLTKTVQVYPNPVSSFSINKLNGCSPLNATFTNTSIPNDTGSINIMNFFWSFGNGMSSNSVNANINYFKSNYQDTSYSIQLIAFNEHNCIDTSYQSITVYPNPAIQFSSSITNGCGPLSVSFTNLSSPKDTGSIDIMNFLWDFNNGSTSSLKNSSSSFIASQSKDTMYQVKLVGFSEHGCSDSTISNIRVYPDPKVSFTTNQLNGCGPLSVSFTNTSDPGDTTTIDDMTFFWDFGNGTTSSTKNNTVSFQKSVTQDTVYQVVLTAYSEHGCVGFDTAYITVYPDPIALFAASTVNGCSPLQVSFSNQSNPNNGGSIGIMNFEWTFGTGDSSVAQDPAYTFINTQNTKQQFNVMLHAYSEHGCVANYSNQISVSPSPEVSYYISDSVACNDLKVFFVNTTDPHDQEGINKMSFAWDFDNGITSSTKDTNVTFAHLASGTIVYDVVLSAINAFGCQNSYQNEITIFTDPVADFTFNNPKDCGNNVVFTNSSTPNDNQNLASMSFSWNFGNQKVSTKINDTISFIQSHVQDTNFLITLVAVNTLGCSDTTSKNVLVHTKPQVSFAMSTNETCSGVNVNFLNKSKNISKSLWMFGDSHTDTMQHPSHAYNNNSPNAYLYNVKLYGESIHGCPGDTFTQNILVHPTQSAGIITSIDSGCSPLSVNFYNNSHNSSLFHWTVDNSLISTNTNLNYTFPGSTLQDSVYTVRLIAQNGIGCIDTAVHTVKVYRRTVASFTMQSNHGCSPTQVSFQNQTTGATDYFWNLGNGQTSTSENPSTTFTNHLFQDLDYTVTLFAISSRNCFDTTSRRVTVNPIPVASFSADKLQGCDPVVVNFTNQSIISDSFQWNFGDGVTSSLLNPAHAFITGVNDTIYKVKLTVFSEHGCKHSFTKEIKVYASPKAKVNFAIEGCAPVTAKFKDESENAVFWNWQFGDGHTSSERNPEHIYFSGGVYSVKLRVSNYLGCSDTLTLNKTVIVHDVPVANFIADKYYSEYPELTFNFTSTSPSGLLHNWAFGNDRVIKTTNTVQYSFKDTGVYIVTLAVSTPYCSDTTWKQIIIDPPYPIAGFTFDAKEGCMPMTVSFTDTSTMTSGWLWYFGDGTTSNDQHPVHTYTEPGKFSVTLITTNTRGSDAEYKMNIIDVHPKPTVYFEASPETAYLPNAKVDLVNLTVNGVEYAWFIDGQFYDSLENTSKIFYEAGTYDVMLFAKSKNGCIDSLIIEDAILVDTMSQVYMPNAFTPNGDGLNDEFKPIGYGYSDLDYTLQIFNRWGEKIFESNDFNEGWNGSFRNQLCSQGIYVYRLAVKLASNETKYMEGKLTLIR, from the coding sequence TTTATGACACAATTTATGTTTACAAAAAACCAGTTGCTGAAATAGCAACAATTTCGAATGGCTGTCAACCCTTTACGGTTAGCTATGTCAATAATACCTCCGATTATTCTCCATTTGTGAGTTATGTATGGGATTTAGGTAATAGCAGCAGCTCAACAAATAAAAACCCCAATAGTCAAACTTTTGCAAGCGCAGGCACTTATACAGTGGTTTTGATTGCCAATGACACCTGTGGGTCTGATACTGCTCAAACAACATTTACTATTTACAAAAATCCAATTGCAAATTTTATTGCTGATACCGTTTGTAATGGTAACCTAAGCTCATTTTCCAATCTATCTTCATTGGATACCGCTAGTGGTAGCATTGTTAGTCATAACTGGAATTTTGGAGACAATTCTTCCAGTACGCAAGAAAATCCTCAGCATACGTATGCAACTGCTGGTAGCTATCAAGTGCAATTGGTTGTTATTTCATCTTTCGGTTGTTCCGATACCACTATCAAAACAGTTGTAGTTAAAGAAAATCCTAGTATTACACTCAGTGTTAATCCGAATAATTATGCCTGTAATCTAGCAAGTTTGAACTTTTCATCTACAGCATCAAATAGCAGTAGCAGTATTGATTCTTTCATATGGAACTTTGGAGATGGAAATTCTTCATTCTCTCAAAATACATCACATGTTTACAATACATATGGTAGCTATAGCGTTACACTGACTGTTGTTTCAGGAAATACATGTAATGCAATTCTTAATCAACAAGTAAACATCTACCTGCCACCAGTAGCTAATTATAGTGTAGATACCGTTTGTGAAGGTAATTTCACAAACTTCACAAATACATCGACTACATCAAACGCAGGAAATATTAGCTCCTATCAGTGGGATTTTGATTCAGATGGAACATTTGACAACTCTCTTGAAAATCCTTCTTTTAAATATGCAAGTAGTGGTTCTTATACAGCCAAATTGCATATTACTTCCCAATATGGATGTAGTGATAGCATCAGTAAAACAGTTTATGTTTATGGTCCTATTCAAGCAGCTTTCAGTTATTCTCCTTCAAATTTAGGCTGTAAAAGTTATCAGGTAAGTTTCACAGATGCCAGTGTAGGCGATAGTATTAGCTATTTTTGGAATTTTGGTGATGGAACAAATTCAACATCAAAAAGCCCAAGCCATACTTTTGCTGATACCGGTATATTTATAACCAGCCTAACCGTAACAGGTGTTTGTGGTTACTCCACAGTTTATGAAACCATTTATGTTTACAAAGCACCTGTTGCATCATTTACACAAATTCAAAATGGATGCAATCCTTATGCAGTCAATTATACAAACACTTCTTCGGAGCTTTCTCCTTATGCTTCCTACTATTGGAATCTTGGAAATGGCTCATCATCCAGCCAGCTAAATCCTTCGGCTGCTACATTTAGTACCCCCGGAACTTATGAAGTAATTCTGGTCGTTAGTGATACATGTGGAATAGATTCATTCAAACAATCATTTACGGTATATAAAAATCCAGTTGCTGCATTTTCATTTGATTCTGTATGTCAGGGGAATCAAACTACATTCCAAGACCTTTCATCAATTGATGTTGGAAATGGAACCATAAGTAGTTATTTATGGATATTTGGAGATGGTGATAGTAGCACTGCTCAAAACCCTGCTCATACATACGCTAGTGCAGGTAATTATCAGGTACAATTATCAATACTTTCTTCGTTTGGATGTTCAGCGAGCATCACAAAAACAGTTCTTGTACAGGAAAACCCATCGGTATCTTTTTCAATGAGCCCTTCCTCACAACTATGTAATTTCACACCTATCCAATTTATTGGATCCGCACAAAATAGCACATCACTCACTGATTCCTTTGTCTGGAACTATGGTGATGGTGCAAATGGAACTGGAAGTAGCAGTACACATTCTTATACCAATTATGGCAACTACAATGTAACACTCACAGCAGTCAGTGACAATGCATGTTCAAATTCATTAAGCAAGCAGGTTGAAATTTTAGTTCCTCCTCAAGCTAGTTTTAGTGCTAGCCCGGTTTGCCAGGGAACGGAAACTCAGTTTACTGATTTATCTGTTACAAACAACAATGAAGCAATAAGCGGTTGCGCCTGGGATTTTGATCTCAATGGAGTAGCTGATGATACCAATAGAAACTCAAGTTACACCTTTAATACATCAGGGAACTTTGATGTTCAGCTTGTTATAACAACTGAATATGGCTGTAAGGATACAGTTATTAATAATGTCACCGTTTATGCAAATCCAACGGTTGCTTTTACTTTATCAAGTCAAAACAATTGTGAGAATTCAACTATAAGTTTGGCAAATAATTGTAGTAATGCCGACAGCTTTATTTGGAACTATGGTGATCAGAGCAGTCTTTATCTGACAAAATCATCTAATGCAGTTACTCATGCATATTCAAATGATGGTACTTATTCAATTAAACTAACGGCCTATAATAATGATGGTTGTTATGGTAGTGATAGCAGTACAATAAATATTTATCCAAATCCGAATGCAGATTTCAGTAGTCCTGATTACAGCAGTTGTGTACCTTTCAGTATTTCTTTTACAAATAATTCACAAGATGCTGACTCATTTGAGTGGTTTGTAGATGGAATATTAAAATCTACAAGTTCCAGTCTATCCAATCAAATTTTCAGTACACCAAACGATACCATTGAAGTTATTTTAATTGCTAAAAATCAATTTGGTTGTACAGCTGATACCTTAAAGAAAACATACTTTACTTTAAATAATCCTGTTCCTTCTTTTAGTGTAAATAGCAATCAGGGTTGTGGTCCATTATCAGTTTCTTTTTCAAACAACTCTGCTAATAGTTTAAACTATTTTTGGGAATTTGGCGATGGAAATAGCAGTTCAAGTACAAATCCAACGCATACATTTCAGGCATCAGCCTACAACGATACACTTTATTTGGTTAAACTTTTTGCTTATTCTTCAAGTAATTGTATCGATAGTATCACAGATACCATACACGTTTATGCCTCTCCAATTGCTGGATTTACTCTTGACAAAGAAAATGGATGTGGACCTTTAAATGTATCTTTCACCAATCCTTCAGTAGAAAACCAAAATACATCCGTAGCAAATTCAACACTGAATTATAGTTGGAATTTTGGAAATGGCCTCACTTCAACAACTAAAGACACCAGTGTTCAGTTTGTATCTTCTTTAACACAGGATTCTATTTATACAATTTTATTAAGTGCTACAAACGCTAAAGGTTGTAACAATCAAATTGCGAAGAATGTTAGGGTTTATCCAAAACCAGATGTTAAATTTTACATGACAAGCAATTCAGGATGTGCTCCATTGAATATTTCTTTTGTTAACAATTCCACCCCAAATGATACAGGAACAATTAATGACATGAGCTTTAGCTGGGATTTAGGAAATGGACAAAACAGCACAGCAGTTAACGTAAATACTTCTTATCAGGCATCATTAACAAAGGATAGTTTTTATACTGTTAGTTTGTCTGCTATGAGCGAACATGCATGTCTGGATGTTTTAACAAAAACAGTTCAGGTATATCCAAATCCGGTAAGCTCCTTCAGCATCAATAAATTAAATGGATGTAGCCCTTTGAATGCTACTTTCACCAATACATCCATTCCAAACGACACAGGCAGTATCAATATCATGAATTTCTTTTGGAGTTTTGGAAATGGAATGAGTTCAAACTCGGTGAATGCCAATATTAATTATTTCAAATCGAACTACCAGGATACATCATATAGCATTCAGCTGATAGCATTCAACGAACACAATTGTATTGACACCAGTTATCAGTCAATAACAGTATATCCTAATCCTGCCATACAGTTTAGTTCAAGTATTACAAATGGATGTGGACCATTAAGTGTTTCATTTACAAATTTATCCTCTCCTAAAGATACTGGCAGCATTGACATTATGAACTTCCTTTGGGATTTCAATAATGGATCAACTAGTAGTTTAAAAAATAGTAGTTCATCATTTATAGCCTCTCAAAGCAAGGATACTATGTATCAGGTTAAACTTGTTGGTTTCAGCGAGCACGGTTGTTCTGACTCAACTATTTCAAATATTCGTGTATATCCTGATCCAAAAGTTAGTTTCACTACCAATCAATTGAATGGTTGCGGACCTTTATCTGTATCTTTTACAAATACATCTGACCCTGGTGATACAACTACGATTGATGATATGACCTTTTTCTGGGATTTTGGAAATGGAACGACCTCTTCCACTAAAAACAATACCGTCAGCTTCCAAAAATCAGTAACACAGGATACCGTTTATCAAGTTGTTTTAACAGCTTATTCAGAACATGGTTGTGTTGGATTTGATACTGCTTACATTACAGTATATCCAGATCCTATTGCATTATTTGCAGCAAGTACTGTAAATGGATGTTCACCACTTCAGGTTTCATTCAGTAACCAATCAAATCCAAATAATGGTGGAAGTATTGGCATCATGAATTTTGAATGGACTTTCGGCACAGGTGATTCAAGCGTTGCTCAAGATCCAGCATATACATTTATCAATACACAAAACACCAAACAGCAGTTTAACGTAATGCTTCATGCTTATAGTGAACATGGCTGTGTGGCTAACTATTCAAATCAGATTAGTGTAAGCCCTTCACCTGAGGTTTCTTATTATATCTCAGACTCAGTTGCTTGTAACGACCTGAAAGTCTTTTTTGTAAACACAACAGATCCACACGATCAGGAAGGAATTAACAAGATGAGTTTTGCCTGGGATTTTGACAATGGCATTACTTCCAGCACAAAAGACACCAATGTAACATTTGCTCATTTAGCTAGTGGAACCATTGTTTATGATGTTGTACTTTCAGCCATAAATGCATTTGGTTGCCAGAATAGCTACCAGAATGAAATAACCATTTTTACTGATCCAGTAGCAGATTTTACGTTCAATAACCCAAAAGATTGTGGTAACAATGTAGTGTTTACAAACAGTTCCACTCCAAATGATAACCAGAATTTAGCCAGCATGTCTTTCTCCTGGAATTTTGGAAACCAAAAAGTAAGTACAAAAATTAATGACACTATCTCCTTTATTCAATCTCATGTACAGGATACAAACTTCCTGATTACACTCGTTGCTGTTAATACTTTAGGTTGCAGCGATACTACTTCTAAAAATGTTTTAGTTCATACCAAACCTCAGGTTTCTTTTGCCATGTCAACCAATGAAACTTGTAGTGGTGTAAATGTTAACTTTCTAAATAAATCTAAAAATATAAGCAAGAGTTTATGGATGTTCGGAGATAGCCACACAGATACAATGCAACATCCAAGTCATGCTTACAATAACAATAGCCCAAATGCTTATTTATATAATGTGAAACTCTATGGAGAATCAATTCATGGTTGTCCGGGTGACACATTTACTCAAAATATATTAGTTCACCCAACACAGTCAGCAGGAATCATTACCAGTATTGATTCTGGATGCTCACCACTCAGTGTTAATTTCTACAATAACAGCCACAACTCAAGCCTTTTCCATTGGACTGTTGATAACAGCCTAATTTCAACCAACACCAACCTAAATTACACCTTCCCCGGTAGTACATTACAAGATAGTGTATATACCGTCCGACTAATTGCCCAAAATGGAATAGGATGTATTGACACAGCAGTTCATACGGTAAAGGTTTATCGCAGAACAGTGGCCTCTTTTACAATGCAATCAAACCACGGTTGCAGCCCAACACAGGTAAGCTTCCAGAATCAAACCACAGGTGCAACAGATTACTTTTGGAATCTAGGTAACGGTCAAACTTCTACAAGCGAGAATCCATCGACCACTTTTACCAACCATTTATTCCAAGATTTAGATTACACAGTAACTCTGTTCGCCATTTCATCACGCAATTGTTTTGATACTACATCAAGGCGAGTAACAGTGAACCCAATTCCCGTAGCTTCTTTTTCTGCTGACAAATTGCAAGGATGTGATCCCGTAGTAGTCAACTTTACTAATCAATCAATCATTTCAGACTCTTTCCAATGGAATTTTGGTGACGGGGTCACGTCATCCTTGCTTAATCCTGCGCATGCTTTTATCACTGGAGTTAACGACACAATTTACAAAGTGAAACTGACTGTATTTTCAGAACATGGATGCAAACACAGTTTTACTAAAGAAATTAAAGTGTATGCTTCACCTAAAGCCAAAGTCAATTTTGCCATTGAAGGATGTGCTCCTGTGACAGCTAAGTTTAAGGATGAATCAGAAAATGCAGTTTTCTGGAACTGGCAGTTTGGTGATGGACACACATCATCAGAAAGAAATCCTGAGCACATTTACTTTAGTGGAGGTGTCTACTCTGTAAAACTTCGGGTATCTAACTATCTGGGTTGCTCAGATACCCTCACGCTGAATAAAACAGTTATTGTTCATGATGTACCTGTTGCCAACTTCATTGCTGACAAGTATTATTCAGAATATCCTGAGTTAACTTTCAACTTTACCAGCACAAGTCCTTCGGGCTTATTACATAACTGGGCATTTGGCAATGACCGTGTTATTAAAACCACCAATACAGTACAATATTCATTTAAAGATACAGGTGTATATATTGTAACATTAGCCGTTTCAACACCTTATTGTTCAGATACTACCTGGAAACAAATAATCATCGATCCACCATATCCTATTGCAGGTTTTACATTCGATGCCAAGGAAGGTTGTATGCCTATGACTGTTTCTTTCACAGATACGTCAACGATGACAAGCGGATGGCTATGGTATTTCGGAGATGGAACAACATCCAATGATCAACATCCTGTTCATACCTATACAGAACCGGGTAAGTTTTCAGTTACTTTAATTACAACGAACACACGCGGTTCTGATGCAGAATACAAAATGAATATTATCGATGTTCATCCTAAACCAACTGTTTATTTTGAAGCTTCACCTGAAACAGCTTATCTACCCAATGCTAAAGTTGATTTGGTTAACCTGACGGTTAATGGAGTTGAGTATGCATGGTTTATTGATGGTCAGTTCTATGACTCTTTGGAAAATACTTCGAAAATATTTTATGAGGCTGGAACATATGATGTAATGTTATTTGCAAAAAGCAAAAATGGCTGTATCGATTCTCTGATAATTGAAGATGCCATATTAGTGGACACCATGAGTCAAGTTTATATGCCCAATGCATTTACACCAAATGGTGATGGCTTAAACGATGAGTTCAAACCTATTGGTTATGGCTATTCAGATCTTGATTATACGCTTCAAATTTTCAATCGCTGGGGCGAAAAAATATTCGAAAGTAATGACTTTAATGAAGGATGGAATGGAAGCTTCAGGAACCAATTGTGTTCTCAAGGAATATATGTTTACCGTCTTGCAGTTAAACTTGCTTCGAATGAAACAAAGTACATGGAAGGCAAATTAACTTTAATAAGATAA